The stretch of DNA TTTTTTTGAGGTAGGAAGTGGTGAAGTTGCTTTTTGTATTGCCGATATTTCGGGCAAAGGAATTGCTGCGGCTTTATTGATGTCTAATTTTCAAGCCAATCTACAAACCTTAGTACATCGAAAATATTTAAGCGTCAAAAAATTTACCAACCGACTAAACTCTTTGGTACTTAGAACAACAAAAGGGGATAAGTTTATTACCTTTTTTATTGCGAGGTACCACGTTCGAAAAAGACGCTTGCGCTATCTTTGTGCAGGACACAACCCGCCTTTTATGTATACCCAAGGCAAAATTCAACGCTTGGACAAAGGCTGTACTATTTTGGGGGCTTTTGCCAAAATTCCTTCCATTGAATTTGGAGAGATTTTTTTAGAAGATGATGCATTGTTTTTGTTGTATACAGATGGTCTTACCGATTTGCAAAATGATAAAGATGAGTACTTTAACGATACTCATGTTGAGCAATTTATGAAAAAACATAATAGCTTGCCAGTTGGTGAGTTTAATGTTAAACTAATGGAAGAGGTGAATCGTTTTAAAGGCGAAAGGAGTTTTCCAGATGATATTTCTGTTCTAACTGGACGTTTGTTTGTTAATGGAAAAATGGAAAATGCTTAAGGGAAGATACTAAGCATGCCTAGCTTACCAATAAACGACTAATAGAACGGTATTTTTGTCGTATAGTGATAACAACTTTATAACATTTGATGCCATTATAACGCCTTAGAAGCCCTTAAATCCGACGTTTTGACAGTGTTGAGAACTTGGTTTACATTTTGATGTAGGATAAAGTGTTAGTAGAATGGTTCATCTGATTAAGCTACAGATAACTATTCTTATTGTTAACTTATTGACCAATTATGACAACGATATTATTAATTGCTTTTACTTATCTTTTTTATCAATTATTAATCAAACCAGTTCTTAAGCCTACCACAGTTCCCAATATGAATTATCGTCAAATGGATGAGAATCAAAACTTGATGGATATGTGGCGTCATTTACAGCAATTTCAACAAGAGAAAAAAAATCGAACAGAAAGTGCTACTAGAGCCAACGCTACAAAAGGAACCGCTCAGAAAGAAGGATTCCAAGGTGGAGAGTATATTGATTATGAAGAATTATAGCGTTTATTGCAAAAAATAAATCGTCTTAGCCTAAAAAATAACAGCGCCTTGTTCAATTGTATGGATTGAACAAGGCGCTATTTTTATTAAATAGGCTTAAGCTTCTTGATTCAAAAAGGACAATAAATCATTACCAGAAATACTAGGAATTTCTTCCATGGGTAAATGCCCAACATTGGGGTAAATTTTAAGGATAGCGTTGGGCAACATTTTATAAAATAAATGGGCATGTGCAACACTGATCCAAGCATCTTCCTTGCCCCACATAATAAGCGTTTGTTGTTCAATTTTTCGCAAAAAATGAGTGTTGTCTTGGAAAGGAGCATTGACCAAATCTATAAAAGCTTTGCTATTGCCTTCTCTTGTAAATAAGTCAAAATAGCGGTCAACCAATTTTTGGTTGATTTTAGAAATATCATAATACACTTGCTTGACAAATTGCTCTAAGATAGATTTTCGGACAACGTATTTTAAAACACGACCAGCTAAAGGAGATTGGGCTAATTTAAAGGGCAGGGGCATACTTTCTTTATCAATAAAGCCCGCAGCATCTATCAATATAAGTTTTTTGATCCGTTTGGGGTAGCGATAGGTAAATTCCCAAGCCAACCAGCCTCCTAATGAGCTGCCTGCAAGATGGCAATCTTGAAGGTTCAAAATATTCAGAAAGCGTTTTAAGACACGAATGTGATTACCAATGGTATAATCGCCAGAACTATTGGGACCTGTTAAACCAAAGCCCATTAAGTCTAAGCTAATAACACGGTAATTTTTTTGAAGCAGGATAGACCATTCGTTAAAGGTTTGCAAAGAAGAAAAAGCGCCATGAAGCAATACAATAGGAGGGCCCTCACCTTCATCTCTATAATGTACCATCATGTCATCAATAACGACAAAACGGGAATGATCGGTTGTATATTTGTAAATTAACTCTTTAAAGGTTGCCACGATAATTTGCTTTATAGGATAATGATTTTTAGGCTCTTTTTCTTACAAAATAATGTACAATACTCGGTAGAATTAAACCAATAACTTTTACATTTGTTCCCCAATAATGGAAGACATAATACAACATATTTTTTGTTTCAACAACTTAAATTGTTTTGTTTTAGGTGTTCCAACGATTCAAAGAGTAGCAGGAATGATAAATAATGATATGAAGGGCAATCCTGTACTATAAAAGAACTTAACCAAAGTATAACTAATGAAAGATACACTAAAAATTGTTTCTTATAATGTAAATGGAATCCGTGCCGCCATTAAAAAAGATTGGATTAACTGGGTGGCTGCCAACGATTTTGATATTATAGGAATACAAGAAACCAAGGCACAAGAGGAACAAGTCGATTTAATGGAATTAAAAGCACTTGGATTTGAGCATTTATATTGGCACTCTGCCGAAAAAAAAGGATATAGTGGTGTGACGATTTTCTCAAAAAGAAAGCCTGACAAGGTGGTTTTGGGAATGGGAGTAGAGCGTTTTGACAAAGAAGGGCGTGTTATTCGTGCGGATTTCGGCGATCTGACCGTGCTCAATTGTTATTTTCCTTCTGGAACTTCTGGGGATGTTCGTCAAGATGTTAAGTATGATTTTTTGGATACCTTTTATGAGTGGATCAAAGAATTAAAGAAAGAACGCCCCAATTTGATTGTACAAGGGGATTATAATATTGCACACACCGAGCGAGACATTCACAATCCTAAGAGCAATAAAAAAACTTCTGGTTTTTTGCCCGAAGAACGAGCTTGGATGACCAAATGGTTGTCTGAAGGGGGCTTTGTGGATGCTTTTCGCTATCAAAATCCAGACCTAGAAAAATACAGCTGGTGGAGTTATAGAGCCAAAGCAAGAGCCAATAACAAGGGCTGGAGAATCGATTATCAATCGGTGACTGAGAATTTAAAAGATAAAATTGTTCATACTGATTTATTGAATGATGCAGTGCATTCAGACCATTGCCCCTGTTTGCTAGAAATTAAGCTGTAAGCTTTGAAAGTGTACTATTGTTTTTATA from Aureispira anguillae encodes:
- a CDS encoding PP2C family protein-serine/threonine phosphatase, which translates into the protein MLEITQAINNNIAISDLFNLYKGLLTWEMRVKKFALYTRQKETWICVTSAGIEACDLEENIEDYLPNYHRRQSVDEPNHPLLQHFSIVLPVYHKDYAIAYTFLGPDALNDSENHGYDPITLISAITNIIAVAIENKRLFKRQLDQERLKREMELAVQVQNMLIPSELPNNEQYEFAGIYQPHEGVGGDYYDFFEVGSGEVAFCIADISGKGIAAALLMSNFQANLQTLVHRKYLSVKKFTNRLNSLVLRTTKGDKFITFFIARYHVRKRRLRYLCAGHNPPFMYTQGKIQRLDKGCTILGAFAKIPSIEFGEIFLEDDALFLLYTDGLTDLQNDKDEYFNDTHVEQFMKKHNSLPVGEFNVKLMEEVNRFKGERSFPDDISVLTGRLFVNGKMENA
- a CDS encoding alpha/beta fold hydrolase, translated to MATFKELIYKYTTDHSRFVVIDDMMVHYRDEGEGPPIVLLHGAFSSLQTFNEWSILLQKNYRVISLDLMGFGLTGPNSSGDYTIGNHIRVLKRFLNILNLQDCHLAGSSLGGWLAWEFTYRYPKRIKKLILIDAAGFIDKESMPLPFKLAQSPLAGRVLKYVVRKSILEQFVKQVYYDISKINQKLVDRYFDLFTREGNSKAFIDLVNAPFQDNTHFLRKIEQQTLIMWGKEDAWISVAHAHLFYKMLPNAILKIYPNVGHLPMEEIPSISGNDLLSFLNQEA
- a CDS encoding exodeoxyribonuclease III gives rise to the protein MKDTLKIVSYNVNGIRAAIKKDWINWVAANDFDIIGIQETKAQEEQVDLMELKALGFEHLYWHSAEKKGYSGVTIFSKRKPDKVVLGMGVERFDKEGRVIRADFGDLTVLNCYFPSGTSGDVRQDVKYDFLDTFYEWIKELKKERPNLIVQGDYNIAHTERDIHNPKSNKKTSGFLPEERAWMTKWLSEGGFVDAFRYQNPDLEKYSWWSYRAKARANNKGWRIDYQSVTENLKDKIVHTDLLNDAVHSDHCPCLLEIKL